Within the Pseudomonas oryzae genome, the region CTCGCGGCCGGCCTTGGCCAGGGCGACGAAGCTGTAGGCGCTGATGTCGTGGGCGATCTTGAAGCCCTCGCGGGTGGTGACTTCGGTGAAGTCGCCGTTGAGCTGGTCGCCCGGGGCGAAGCCGACCGAGTGGACGATGCAGTCCAGGCCGTCCCACTTCTTGCCCAGCTCCTCGAACACGCGGACGATGTCGTCATCGTTGGCGACGTCGCAGGGGAAGCACATCTCGGCGCTGGAACCCCAGCCGGCAGCGAACTCCTCGACGCGGCCCTTGAGCTTGTCGTTCTGGTAGGTGAAGGCCAGTTCAGCGCCTTCGCGGTGCATCGCGGCGGCGATGCCGGAGGCGATGGACAGCTTGCTGGCGACGCCGACGATCAGCACGCGCTTGCCGGTCATGAAACCCAT harbors:
- the fabI gene encoding enoyl-ACP reductase FabI, with the translated sequence MGFMTGKRVLIVGVASKLSIASGIAAAMHREGAELAFTYQNDKLKGRVEEFAAGWGSSAEMCFPCDVANDDDIVRVFEELGKKWDGLDCIVHSVGFAPGDQLNGDFTEVTTREGFKIAHDISAYSFVALAKAGREMMKGRNGSLLTLSYLGAERTMPNYNVMGMAKASLEAGVRYLAGSLGPEGTRVNCISAGPIRTLAASGIASFRKMLAANERQTPLRRNVTIEEVGNAAAFLCSDLASGISGEIMYVDGGFNTTAMGALEE